In Malania oleifera isolate guangnan ecotype guangnan chromosome 8, ASM2987363v1, whole genome shotgun sequence, a single window of DNA contains:
- the LOC131162559 gene encoding UDP-glycosyltransferase 91C1-like, with protein sequence MSLTTPAAVLTAAQDGGDVRIHVVMFPWLAMGHLIPFFHLSTRLAQLGHRVSFVSTPRNLRRLPKPPAALSPLISLVSLPLPQIHNLPPDAESSLDIPPHKSQLLKQAFDLLQTRLIAFLRTAAADWILCDYASHWLPPLAAELGVSSAFFSLFTAACLAYIGPPSRRDSRSTAEDFAAVPDWVPLESNLAFRPHEVKKITESAGENESGTSDTVRYTVTVRDCDFVAIRSSPEFEPEWFELLAQLYQKPVVPVGFLPPVERDEDDERWVEIKEWLDRQRPDSVVYVALGSEATLSGEQITELALGLEQSRLPFLWVIRKPNESTRDCSALPEGFEERVEGRGMVYVGWAPQVRILSHWSVGGFLTHCGWNSVIEGLGLGRVLVLLPVMNDQGLNARLLEGKRLGVEVDREERDGWFSRDSVADSVRLAMVEEEGEAVRVSAREMRGVFGDADKNDRHVGSFVRYLVDNRGSRLRREG encoded by the coding sequence ATGTCCCTCACGACCCCGGCCGCCGTCCTCACCGCCGCGCAAGACGGCGGCGATGTCCGAATTCACGTTGTGATGTTCCCATGGCTGGCCATGGGCCACCTCATCCCTTTCTTCCATCTCTCCACCCGCTTAGCCCAACTGGGCCACCGCGTCTCCTTCGTCTCCACACCCCGCAACCTCCGCCGCCTCCCTAAACCACCCGCCGCTCTCTCTCCCCTCATCTCCCTCGTTTCCCTTCCCCTCCCCCAAATCCATAACTTACCCCCCGACGCCGAATCGTCCCTCGACATCCCTCCCCACAAATCCCAGCTCCTCAAACAAGCCTTCGATTTGCTCCAAACACGCTTGATCGCCTTCCTCCGGACCGCCGCCGCCGACTGGATCCTCTGCGATTACGCCTCCCACTGGCTCCCTCCGCTCGCGGCGGAGCTCGGCGTCTCCTCCGCTTTCTTCTCCCTCTTCACCGCCGCCTGCCTCGCCTACATTGGCCCGCCCTCCCGCCGCGACTCCCGATCGACGGCGGAGGACTTTGCCGCCGTACCCGACTGGGTCCCCCTCGAGTCCAACCTCGCGTTTCGCCCCCACGAGGTGAAGAAGATCACGGAGAGCGCCGGCGAGAACGAATCCGGCACGTCGGACACGGTCCGATACACGGTCACGGTTCGGGACTGCGACTTTGTTGCCATCAGAAGCTCTCCCGAGTTCGAACCGGAGTGGTTCGAACTACTCGCGCAACTTTACCAGAAACCGGTCGTTCCGGTTGGGTTCCTCCCGCCGGTGGAGAGAGATGAGGACGACGAGAGATGGGTCGAGATTAAAGAATGGTTGGACCGGCAGCGACCTGACTCTGTCGTCTACGTTGCGCTAGGAAGCGAGGCGACTCTGAGCGGAGAACAGATCACCGAGTTGGCCCTTGGGCTTGAGCAATCGCGGTTGCCTTTCCTCTGGGTGATAAGGAAGCCGAACGAATCGACCCGGGACTGCTCGGCGCTGCCAGAGGGGTTCGAGGAGCGAGTCGAGGGGCGGGGAATGGTTTACGTGGGCTGGGCCCCGCAGGTGAGGATACTGAGTCACTGGTCGGTGGGAGGTTTCTTGACTCACTGTGGATGGAACTCGGTGATCGAGGGACTGGGACTCGGGCGAGTTTTGGTTCTGCTGCCGGTGATGAATGATCAAGGGCTGAACGCGAGGTTGTTGGAAGGGAAGAGACTGGGGGTGGAAGTGGATAGGGAAGAGCGAGACGGGTGGTTCAGCCGTGACTCGGTGGCTGACTCGGTGAGGCTGGCGATGGTGGAAGAGGAGGGGGAGGCGGTGAGGGTGAGCGCGAGGGAGATGAGGGGTGTGTTCGGAGACGCGGACAAGAACGACCGTCACGTTGGCAGTTTTGTCCGTTACCTCGTGGACAACAGGGGGTCCAGGCTGAGGCGGGAAGGataa